A portion of the Phormidium ambiguum IAM M-71 genome contains these proteins:
- a CDS encoding 4Fe-4S dicluster domain-containing protein — protein sequence MAAKKFLFGLKVDRQVDGDKMNREFLNKVIAEGGEGAAIASCMQCGTCSGGCTNIDRMDMSPRTLILMVQRGEWEKVINSNSLWLCTSCYTCTSRCPRGVRPADVIEAVKAIAIRQGIENDSTKFNQIFVELIQKRGILFEPELMQKYGGLQAMLEQAELGIKLALKGKMSPFPAKVKNPKKFSEALEKAGQK from the coding sequence ATGGCAGCTAAAAAATTTTTATTTGGCCTTAAGGTCGATCGCCAAGTTGACGGCGATAAAATGAATCGAGAATTTCTCAATAAAGTAATAGCTGAAGGTGGTGAAGGTGCAGCGATCGCAAGTTGTATGCAGTGCGGTACTTGTAGCGGTGGTTGTACCAATATTGACCGGATGGATATGTCACCTAGAACCCTGATTCTAATGGTACAAAGAGGCGAATGGGAAAAGGTAATTAACAGTAACTCTTTGTGGTTATGTACATCCTGTTATACCTGCACTTCTCGATGTCCGCGTGGGGTGCGTCCTGCCGATGTGATTGAGGCAGTTAAGGCGATCGCCATTCGTCAAGGAATCGAAAACGATTCTACTAAATTCAATCAAATATTTGTCGAATTAATTCAAAAACGAGGCATCCTCTTTGAACCGGAATTAATGCAGAAATATGGCGGTTTACAAGCCATGCTCGAACAAGCAGAATTGGGAATAAAATTAGCTCTGAAAGGCAAGATGTCTCCCTTTCCTGCCAAAGTCAAAAACCCCAAGAAATTTAGTGAAGCATTAGAAAAAGCAGGCCAAAAATGA
- a CDS encoding FAD-dependent oxidoreductase: MNKTVVVIGGGPAGMAAAGKLQDFGYDVVLIEKQAELGGHLNKWYKVFPDFTDASEIITNLQKDLGKTRILNNATITQISGSAPNFKVTVSTGEEINAGAILVATGFKHFDAAFKEEYGYGIYDNCITSVELDAMLKAQSVKTRNGKAPKKVAMVHCVGSRDEKVNNNYCSRVCCTNAIKVAIEIKQQHPDCEIYCLYMDIRVFGRGYEELYRTSQEKFGVQFIRGRLSEAGEKNDGSLLLRLEDTLTAKPMRLSVDLLVLMVGMEGNAELAEVAGLSVGCDRFYTTAHQQYSNNTSAREGIFLAGTATGPKAIVESITDGRSAAAEIAAFLTSTQAFQSSINGQLISEMTALVK; the protein is encoded by the coding sequence ATGAATAAAACTGTAGTTGTAATTGGTGGTGGACCTGCGGGAATGGCAGCAGCAGGAAAATTGCAAGACTTTGGATATGATGTGGTTTTGATTGAAAAACAAGCCGAATTAGGCGGGCATTTAAATAAATGGTATAAGGTATTTCCCGATTTTACTGATGCCTCAGAAATCATTACTAATTTACAGAAAGATCTGGGTAAAACTAGGATTTTAAATAATGCGACGATAACTCAAATTTCTGGTTCAGCGCCTAATTTTAAGGTGACTGTATCGACAGGTGAAGAAATTAATGCAGGGGCAATTTTAGTAGCAACTGGATTTAAACATTTTGATGCAGCCTTTAAAGAAGAATATGGTTATGGAATTTATGACAATTGCATTACTTCGGTAGAATTAGATGCAATGCTGAAGGCGCAAAGTGTCAAAACTAGAAATGGCAAAGCGCCAAAGAAAGTGGCAATGGTGCATTGTGTTGGTTCTCGTGATGAGAAGGTTAATAATAATTATTGTTCACGAGTTTGTTGTACTAATGCGATTAAAGTGGCGATCGAAATTAAACAACAACATCCCGACTGCGAAATTTACTGCCTTTACATGGATATTCGGGTGTTTGGTCGTGGCTATGAGGAACTGTATCGCACATCTCAAGAAAAGTTTGGCGTGCAGTTTATTCGCGGTCGGCTTTCGGAAGCTGGCGAGAAAAATGATGGTAGTTTATTGTTGCGTTTAGAAGATACTTTAACGGCAAAACCGATGCGGTTAAGTGTCGATCTTTTAGTATTAATGGTGGGGATGGAAGGCAATGCTGAGTTGGCAGAGGTGGCAGGTTTAAGTGTTGGTTGCGATCGCTTTTACACCACTGCACATCAACAATATTCAAATAATACTTCTGCCAGAGAAGGTATTTTTCTAGCGGGTACAGCAACGGGGCCAAAAGCAATTGTGGAATCAATTACGGATGGCAGATCCGCAGCGGCAGAAATAGCGGCGTTTTTAACTAGTACTCAAGCTTTTCAATCATCTATAAATGGTCAATTAATATCAGAAATGACAGCTTTAGTTAAATAA
- a CDS encoding heterodisulfide reductase-related iron-sulfur binding cluster, with product MKVARENIAWQRHQKQVPTVDDEGGKLWGCFRSCFLQSAAPYTEGIAYKILKNDLGMELREAPGHTSCGAIGYHGDVSNLETQMVVAARNFSVAHYELGVKNLFSFCVTSFANYTEVIKLWEEEPELREYTEKTLKETTGREFWIPHVSGGRPSVVHASDVFFANRYKLAEKAKYSLKGIKAVDHIGCHYGKIFPSECMGGAEFPQVLVGLLEAFGAEIVDYPERRHCCGMGFRQCAFPENRDYTASSVYKKMKSLKETHPDCNLILTNCPGCTVFLDAEQGTIKEVLEEEFNVSILDYAQLTGLMLGYDPFKDCGLNAKVVPIEPLLDKIGIPYDKSKTAEERRRPF from the coding sequence ATGAAAGTAGCCAGAGAAAATATAGCTTGGCAAAGACACCAAAAACAGGTTCCTACAGTAGATGATGAAGGTGGAAAATTGTGGGGTTGCTTCCGCAGTTGTTTTCTCCAAAGTGCCGCACCATATACTGAAGGTATCGCCTATAAAATCTTAAAAAATGACTTAGGCATGGAATTACGAGAAGCACCGGGACATACTTCTTGTGGTGCGATCGGCTATCACGGAGATGTGTCAAATTTAGAAACTCAAATGGTAGTTGCAGCCAGAAATTTTTCAGTTGCACATTACGAATTAGGAGTAAAAAATCTCTTTTCATTCTGCGTAACTTCTTTTGCTAATTATACTGAAGTAATCAAACTTTGGGAAGAAGAACCAGAGTTACGAGAATACACTGAAAAAACGTTAAAAGAAACGACTGGGCGAGAATTTTGGATTCCTCATGTTTCCGGTGGCAGACCTTCTGTTGTTCATGCTTCTGACGTATTTTTTGCTAATCGATATAAACTGGCAGAAAAAGCAAAATATAGCTTGAAAGGTATTAAAGCAGTCGATCATATTGGATGTCACTACGGAAAAATTTTTCCTAGCGAGTGCATGGGTGGTGCAGAATTTCCTCAAGTTTTAGTAGGATTATTAGAAGCTTTCGGTGCAGAAATTGTTGATTATCCAGAACGCAGGCATTGCTGCGGTATGGGTTTTCGGCAATGTGCGTTTCCAGAAAATAGAGATTATACCGCAAGCAGTGTTTACAAAAAAATGAAAAGTCTCAAAGAAACGCACCCAGATTGTAACTTAATTCTCACCAATTGTCCGGGATGTACGGTATTTTTGGATGCGGAACAAGGAACGATTAAAGAAGTTTTAGAAGAAGAGTTTAATGTCAGTATTTTGGACTACGCACAATTGACCGGGTTAATGTTAGGATACGATCCTTTTAAAGATTGTGGATTGAATGCAAAAGTTGTTCCCATCGAGCCTTTACTAGATAAAATTGGCATTCCTTACGACAAATCCAAGACTGCTGAAGAACGTAGAAGACCATTTTAA
- a CDS encoding 4Fe-4S dicluster domain-containing protein: MGKLFNELKQDLLYQHGMNACLNCGVCTAVCPAAEFNDYSPREVMNIVQSEDDELIEELLKSDKIWFCGQCFSCKTRCPRGNNTASVVLALRRISIRYGYFAESEKGRQQLFAKRVFGENMLKRGYTLLAENITPAHFPELGENWEYYYEHREEMRQWWDVPMNLENSPGSHRIIPEKDMEELRAIYQVTGAIDLMEAVEKGMEKKLGSQEEVEKYWQNWLETADSRNYEIKGNK, from the coding sequence ATGGGTAAATTATTTAACGAGCTTAAACAAGACCTTTTGTATCAACATGGCATGAATGCCTGCCTAAACTGCGGCGTATGCACAGCAGTTTGTCCAGCCGCAGAATTTAATGACTACTCTCCCAGAGAAGTCATGAACATTGTGCAATCCGAAGATGACGAACTAATTGAAGAATTACTTAAATCAGACAAAATTTGGTTTTGTGGGCAATGTTTTTCCTGTAAAACTAGATGTCCAAGAGGCAATAATACCGCCTCAGTCGTACTTGCTTTAAGGCGAATATCGATTCGTTACGGTTACTTTGCCGAGTCAGAAAAAGGCAGACAGCAATTATTTGCTAAGCGAGTATTTGGGGAAAATATGTTAAAACGAGGCTATACCTTGTTAGCAGAAAATATCACTCCTGCCCACTTTCCAGAACTTGGGGAAAATTGGGAATACTATTACGAACATAGAGAAGAAATGCGCCAATGGTGGGATGTGCCGATGAATCTGGAAAATAGCCCTGGCTCACATCGGATAATTCCCGAAAAAGACATGGAAGAATTGCGAGCAATTTATCAAGTGACGGGTGCGATCGATCTAATGGAAGCCGTAGAAAAAGGCATGGAAAAGAAACTTGGTAGCCAAGAAGAAGTAGAAAAGTATTGGCAAAACTGGTTAGAAACTGCTGATAGCAGAAACTACGAAATCAAGGGAAATAAATAA
- a CDS encoding 4-hydroxy-3-methylbut-2-enyl diphosphate reductase has product MDTKAFKRSLQQSENYHRKGFGHQEEVAGVLKSEYESSLIQQIRENNYTLEKGDVTIRLAEAFGFCWGVERAVAMAYETRQHFPTERIWITNEIIHNPSVNHRLREMQVEFIPVEKGEKDFSGVGVGDVVILPAFGASVQEMQLLSEKKCTIVDTTCPWVSKVWNTVEKHKKRSYTSIIHGKYNHEETIATSSFADKYLIVLNMEQAEYVANYILNGGDREEFLAKFKRAYSQGFDPDRDLECIGIANQTTMLKSETEQIGKLFEHTMMKKYGPDRLNEHFQSFNTICDATQERQDAMFKLVDEKLDLMVVIGGYNSSNTTHLQEIAIDRKIPSYHIDCAERIGPGNRIEHKILHGDLEVVENWLPAGKIVVGVTSGASTPDKVVEDAIEKIFQLKAAALV; this is encoded by the coding sequence ATGGATACAAAAGCTTTTAAACGCTCACTACAGCAATCAGAAAACTACCATCGTAAAGGATTTGGTCATCAGGAAGAAGTCGCTGGAGTTCTGAAATCTGAGTATGAAAGCAGTCTGATTCAGCAAATCCGCGAAAATAACTACACCTTGGAAAAAGGAGATGTCACCATCAGGCTAGCAGAGGCATTTGGTTTTTGCTGGGGTGTAGAACGTGCGGTAGCAATGGCTTATGAAACTCGTCAGCATTTCCCAACAGAGCGAATTTGGATTACTAATGAAATTATTCACAATCCTTCCGTAAATCACAGATTACGGGAAATGCAGGTAGAATTTATTCCTGTAGAAAAGGGTGAAAAAGACTTTTCTGGTGTGGGTGTGGGTGATGTGGTAATTTTACCCGCCTTTGGTGCTAGCGTCCAAGAAATGCAATTGCTTTCGGAAAAAAAATGCACAATTGTTGATACGACTTGTCCTTGGGTGTCGAAAGTTTGGAACACTGTTGAAAAGCACAAGAAAAGGAGTTACACCTCAATTATTCATGGCAAGTATAACCACGAAGAGACGATCGCAACTAGTTCTTTTGCCGATAAGTATTTGATTGTCTTGAATATGGAACAAGCCGAATATGTAGCGAATTATATCCTCAATGGTGGCGATCGAGAGGAATTCTTAGCTAAATTCAAACGTGCTTATTCTCAAGGTTTCGATCCCGATCGAGATTTAGAATGTATTGGTATTGCTAACCAAACTACCATGCTCAAAAGTGAAACCGAGCAAATTGGGAAATTGTTTGAACATACAATGATGAAAAAGTATGGGCCCGATCGGTTAAATGAGCATTTCCAAAGCTTTAATACCATTTGTGATGCTACTCAAGAACGCCAAGATGCGATGTTCAAATTAGTGGATGAAAAATTGGATTTAATGGTAGTAATTGGTGGTTATAATTCTTCCAACACTACGCATTTACAAGAAATAGCCATTGATAGAAAAATTCCTTCTTATCATATCGATTGCGCTGAAAGAATTGGCCCCGGAAATCGGATCGAACATAAGATTTTACACGGCGATTTAGAAGTAGTCGAAAATTGGCTACCTGCGGGCAAAATTGTGGTTGGGGTTACGTCTGGTGCTTCTACCCCGGATAAAGTTGTGGAAGATGCGATCGAAAAAATCTTCCAGTTAAAAGCTGCTGCATTAGTTTAG
- a CDS encoding HPP family protein encodes MRTLPKTSSGLYLRHSLNRRSRLVLKHSWRQMVRSSLYQPQFSYRQVLYSWFGSFLGIAALAYLSVQTNYPLIAAPFGATAVLAFAIPDSPLAQPRNIIGGNCIGAIVCVTLVHFFGTAPWVMALAVATAIKLMQLTKTLHPPGGAVALVGTMSGASWDFLFTPVLGGSIIILLCTIAFNNLAAGKKYPRYWL; translated from the coding sequence ATGAGAACCTTACCTAAAACAAGCTCTGGGTTGTACTTACGTCATTCGTTGAATCGACGATCGCGCCTAGTACTCAAACATTCCTGGCGACAAATGGTGAGAAGTTCGCTCTACCAACCCCAATTCTCCTACCGTCAGGTGCTATACTCCTGGTTCGGCAGTTTCTTGGGGATTGCAGCCCTAGCTTATCTTTCTGTACAGACTAATTACCCTCTGATTGCGGCTCCATTTGGCGCAACAGCAGTACTCGCGTTTGCTATACCAGATAGTCCCCTGGCTCAACCCCGCAATATAATTGGTGGCAACTGCATCGGAGCAATTGTTTGTGTGACATTAGTTCATTTCTTTGGAACTGCTCCCTGGGTGATGGCTTTGGCAGTTGCAACCGCTATCAAACTTATGCAATTAACTAAAACCTTACATCCGCCAGGTGGTGCGGTGGCATTGGTGGGAACTATGAGCGGAGCGTCTTGGGATTTTTTGTTCACACCAGTATTAGGGGGATCGATTATTATTTTGCTTTGTACAATAGCATTCAATAATTTAGCAGCAGGGAAAAAGTATCCCAGGTATTGGCTTTGA
- a CDS encoding group I truncated hemoglobin — protein MTTLFEKLGGAAAVDLAVDKFYQRVLQDDRIKHFFADVDMVKQRAHQKAFLTYAFGGTDKYDGRYMREAHKELVEKQGLNSEHFDAVAEDLMETLKEMGVPEDLLAEVAAVAAAPQHKRDVLNQ, from the coding sequence ATGACGACTTTATTTGAAAAACTTGGTGGTGCAGCAGCAGTTGACTTAGCTGTGGACAAATTCTACCAAAGAGTATTGCAAGACGATCGCATCAAGCACTTCTTTGCTGATGTCGATATGGTGAAGCAACGAGCACACCAGAAAGCTTTTCTTACTTATGCTTTTGGAGGAACTGATAAATATGATGGTCGCTATATGCGGGAAGCTCACAAAGAGTTGGTGGAAAAGCAAGGCTTAAACAGCGAACATTTTGATGCAGTGGCGGAAGATTTGATGGAAACTTTAAAAGAAATGGGAGTTCCTGAAGATCTGCTTGCTGAAGTTGCGGCGGTCGCAGCTGCACCCCAACACAAAAGAGATGTCTTAAATCAGTAG
- a CDS encoding Rpn family recombination-promoting nuclease/putative transposase, with translation MKTDSIFYRLFKTFPRIFFELIGQPNIDINTYQFVSVEIKQTAFRIDGVFIPVPNTNAETVYFTEVQFQPDTTFYRRLFSEIFLYLRQNETVNFWRAVVVYPTRSIETADTIPYQSLLSTPQVQRIYLDELGEAANNSFGLRIVQLIIEREETAVTSARELISQAREQITDATTKREILELIETILVYKFTQLSREEIRQMFNFTETEFKQTRIYQSIKEEGVEEGEMIAKFAAVPRLLALGLTVEQIAQALELTVEQVQQATENQTN, from the coding sequence GTGAAAACCGATTCCATATTCTACCGCTTATTCAAAACCTTCCCCCGCATCTTTTTTGAATTAATCGGACAACCAAACATCGATATCAACACTTATCAATTCGTCTCAGTTGAAATCAAACAAACCGCCTTCCGAATAGATGGCGTATTCATCCCCGTTCCCAACACCAACGCAGAAACAGTATATTTCACAGAAGTCCAATTCCAACCAGATACAACATTTTACCGCCGCTTATTCTCCGAAATCTTCCTTTATCTCCGCCAAAACGAAACCGTAAATTTTTGGCGTGCGGTAGTAGTTTATCCCACTCGCAGTATAGAAACAGCTGACACAATACCATATCAAAGTTTGCTTTCCACTCCCCAAGTACAACGCATCTATTTAGATGAATTAGGAGAAGCAGCAAACAACTCTTTCGGATTGAGAATTGTACAATTAATAATTGAAAGGGAGGAAACAGCAGTTACCAGCGCCAGGGAATTAATCTCTCAAGCGCGAGAACAAATTACAGATGCCACAACCAAGCGAGAAATTCTAGAATTAATAGAAACAATCTTAGTTTACAAATTCACTCAATTAAGCAGGGAGGAAATCCGCCAAATGTTTAACTTTACCGAAACCGAATTTAAACAAACAAGAATCTATCAAAGCATTAAGGAAGAAGGCGTAGAGGAAGGAGAAATGATAGCTAAATTCGCAGCAGTTCCGCGCTTACTAGCTTTGGGTTTAACTGTAGAACAAATCGCCCAAGCACTTGAATTAACTGTGGAACAAGTGCAGCAAGCAACTGAGAATCAAACTAACTAA
- a CDS encoding mechanosensitive ion channel family protein, which produces MNALYQQVKKSLLTLIGNTIEWFPAFLTAIIVVFLTGYVANLVRQIVSRIVGRAIKSLSLRSLLIQTSYVTVWAIGILVACVIAFPDLRLGDLIGLLGLSSVAFGFAFQDIFKNFLAGILLLLQEPFRIGDQIIVDDYEGTVQDIAIRSTQIVTYQGEIVVIPNAILFTNPVQVLTAQRQRRTDLAIGVDYNTDLRLTVDTLLQAVLEIEGVLAEPKPEVDGLGFGESSIDFVVRYWTLPQKIHVRRTRTKVIIALKEACDRAGINIPYPIRTLYYYDQEKFHDNAAISNGRKADE; this is translated from the coding sequence ATGAATGCTTTGTATCAACAAGTGAAAAAGAGCCTTTTAACATTAATTGGTAATACAATAGAATGGTTTCCCGCTTTTTTAACAGCAATTATTGTTGTTTTTTTAACTGGCTACGTTGCTAATTTAGTTAGACAGATAGTAAGCAGAATTGTAGGACGTGCTATTAAGAGTTTATCTTTGCGATCGCTCTTAATTCAAACCAGCTATGTTACCGTTTGGGCAATTGGCATTCTTGTTGCCTGTGTTATAGCTTTTCCCGATTTACGTTTAGGAGATTTAATTGGGTTATTAGGGTTAAGTTCCGTTGCTTTTGGTTTTGCTTTTCAAGATATATTCAAAAACTTTTTAGCTGGAATATTACTCTTATTGCAAGAACCTTTTCGGATTGGCGATCAAATAATCGTTGACGATTATGAGGGGACAGTACAAGATATTGCCATTCGTTCTACACAAATTGTTACTTATCAAGGGGAAATAGTTGTCATCCCGAATGCCATTTTATTTACTAATCCAGTACAAGTATTAACCGCCCAACGTCAGCGACGCACAGATTTAGCAATAGGCGTTGATTATAATACTGATTTACGTTTAACTGTAGATACTTTGCTACAAGCTGTATTAGAAATTGAAGGTGTTTTAGCAGAACCAAAACCAGAAGTAGATGGATTAGGTTTTGGGGAAAGTTCGATCGATTTTGTCGTGCGTTATTGGACTTTACCGCAAAAAATCCACGTTCGTCGTACTAGAACTAAAGTAATAATTGCCTTAAAAGAAGCGTGCGATCGAGCAGGGATTAACATTCCCTATCCTATTCGCACGCTTTATTATTATGACCAAGAAAAATTTCATGATAACGCTGCTATTTCCAATGGGAGAAAAGCTGACGAGTGA
- a CDS encoding carotenoid oxygenase family protein, with translation MTTITKPTIRKAWANAISQPAQEFPLTPLPIIAGKIPTGLRGTLYRNGPARLERGGQKVGHWFDGDGAILAVKFSDNGATGIYRYVQTSGYIAESKANKYLYPNYGMTAPGLFWNQWIRPVKNAANTSVLALPNKLLALWEGGKPHALDLETLQTQGLDDLSVLGDKLTFSAHPKCDAKTGEIFNFGVTAGKNSTLNLYKSDSTGKILQKSSFIVDGLPLIHDFVMAGKYLIFFIPPVRVNLVKALFGLQSFSDAMEWKPQLGTQVLVFDRTTLSLVSKSETESWYQWHFSNGYVDNNGEIVIDFFRYKDFQTNQRLKHFPTGELPIPAKSTLSQVRLDPESAKVKSSEELLDRDGEFPIVPQENVGQFSRYTFMSLHGKNSDTTREIYSTIARFDHQTNTLKEANLGENHYPTEPIYAPDFLNTNQSWVLTVVYDGNKNQSEVWVFDSERLDDEPVCKLGLPSVVPMGFHGTWKAG, from the coding sequence ATGACAACAATTACTAAACCCACAATTCGTAAAGCTTGGGCAAATGCTATTTCCCAACCAGCACAAGAATTTCCCTTAACTCCCTTGCCAATTATTGCCGGAAAAATTCCCACAGGTTTGCGTGGTACACTCTATCGTAATGGCCCTGCTAGATTGGAGCGTGGTGGGCAAAAAGTTGGGCATTGGTTTGATGGTGATGGCGCAATTCTTGCTGTAAAATTTAGCGATAATGGCGCTACGGGAATTTATCGCTATGTGCAAACTTCTGGATATATAGCAGAATCAAAAGCAAATAAATACCTATATCCTAATTATGGCATGACTGCACCTGGGCTTTTTTGGAATCAATGGATTAGACCAGTTAAAAATGCTGCTAATACTTCAGTTTTAGCACTACCAAATAAACTTTTAGCACTTTGGGAAGGCGGAAAACCTCATGCTTTAGATTTAGAAACTTTGCAAACTCAAGGATTAGATGATTTATCTGTTTTAGGTGATAAGCTAACTTTTTCTGCTCATCCGAAATGTGATGCTAAAACGGGAGAAATTTTTAACTTTGGAGTGACTGCGGGAAAGAATTCAACCCTGAATCTTTATAAGAGTGATTCTACGGGAAAGATTCTGCAAAAGTCCAGTTTTATTGTGGATGGACTGCCTTTAATTCATGATTTTGTCATGGCAGGTAAATATTTAATATTTTTTATTCCACCAGTGCGAGTAAATTTAGTAAAAGCACTTTTTGGATTGCAGAGTTTCAGCGATGCAATGGAATGGAAACCGCAGTTAGGAACTCAGGTTTTAGTTTTCGATCGCACAACCCTATCCCTAGTAAGTAAAAGCGAAACTGAATCTTGGTATCAATGGCATTTTAGCAATGGATATGTAGATAATAACGGAGAAATTGTCATTGATTTCTTTCGCTATAAAGATTTTCAAACTAATCAACGTCTCAAACATTTCCCAACAGGAGAACTGCCAATTCCTGCTAAATCAACTTTATCGCAAGTGCGTCTCGATCCTGAAAGTGCAAAAGTAAAATCAAGTGAAGAATTGCTCGATCGAGATGGTGAATTTCCTATTGTTCCTCAAGAAAATGTCGGACAATTTTCTCGCTATACTTTCATGTCTTTACATGGCAAAAACTCTGATACTACTAGAGAAATATATAGTACGATCGCACGTTTCGATCACCAAACAAACACCCTAAAAGAAGCAAACTTAGGCGAAAATCATTATCCCACAGAACCAATTTATGCCCCAGATTTCCTAAATACTAATCAATCTTGGGTGTTAACAGTCGTCTATGATGGCAACAAAAATCAAAGCGAAGTTTGGGTATTTGATAGCGAAAGATTAGACGATGAACCTGTGTGTAAATTAGGATTACCTAGCGTCGTACCGATGGGATTTCATGGCACTTGGAAAGCAGGGTAA
- a CDS encoding DUF5678 domain-containing protein, whose product MSKTPSPEEGREIVKWLNKNRQLFKKYAHQYVAYNTNGIITHGENLREVIDKADASGEIYIIYLVPGFTGSIVIL is encoded by the coding sequence ATGAGCAAAACACCCTCTCCCGAAGAAGGTCGGGAAATCGTGAAATGGTTAAATAAAAATCGGCAACTATTTAAAAAATATGCTCATCAATATGTGGCATATAATACTAACGGAATTATTACTCATGGTGAAAATTTACGGGAAGTTATTGATAAAGCAGACGCTTCGGGAGAGATTTATATAATTTATTTAGTTCCAGGTTTTACTGGCTCTATTGTAATTTTATAA
- a CDS encoding Uma2 family endonuclease — MSNLQTKVITDEWVTANWEEYIETIENPAFEQAKGYYQNGQMRIEMASLGHDHASDNTIAILVISLFATIRNIPIKGLTNCTYRKTGVRECQPDISYYIGERIQLIPRGTNIINLDNYPAPDLAIELGKTTIADDLGRKRILYEDLAIPEYWVVDVQQAEVTAFAIANYGSRRITESQVLAGFPISLLAEALQRNLQGDQSQVVNWLLTELQNS, encoded by the coding sequence ATGAGCAATCTGCAAACAAAAGTTATTACTGATGAGTGGGTAACAGCAAATTGGGAGGAGTATATCGAAACAATTGAAAACCCAGCTTTTGAGCAAGCTAAAGGTTATTATCAAAATGGTCAAATGAGGATTGAAATGGCATCTTTGGGACATGACCACGCCAGCGATAATACTATTGCTATTCTGGTGATTAGCTTGTTTGCCACTATCAGAAATATTCCAATCAAGGGATTGACTAATTGTACCTACAGAAAAACTGGCGTGCGTGAATGTCAGCCAGATATTTCTTACTATATTGGAGAACGGATTCAACTTATTCCCAGAGGTACTAATATTATTAATTTGGACAACTATCCAGCGCCAGATTTAGCTATTGAATTGGGAAAAACTACGATCGCAGATGACTTAGGACGCAAACGAATTTTATACGAAGATTTAGCAATTCCTGAATATTGGGTGGTTGATGTTCAACAAGCAGAAGTTACAGCTTTTGCTATTGCTAATTATGGTAGTCGACGGATTACAGAATCTCAAGTTTTGGCAGGTTTTCCTATTTCTTTATTAGCCGAAGCTTTACAGCGAAATCTGCAAGGAGATCAATCTCAAGTTGTCAATTGGTTATTGACAGAACTACAAAACTCTTAA